In Eucalyptus grandis isolate ANBG69807.140 chromosome 4, ASM1654582v1, whole genome shotgun sequence, the following proteins share a genomic window:
- the LOC104440781 gene encoding F-box protein At5g46170, which yields MSSLRSDPSSSRVHPAPLLVDHFDRLPDPLLLLIFNRIADVKALGRCGVVSRRFRQLVPQVDAVLVRVDCVISDDESASPAALSDKARNPFASFFQAFLGNIVKPLQALGLFPGAKRAQSGPSSSSSSSSSLAVGSERDGEMDQGGVTHHSPTQVLKNFNEIRFLRIELPSGELGIDGGILLKWRADFGSTLDNCVILGASSVVRSGPVKNLVGSENGTDAGCANDDNGSIPESFYTNGGLKLRVVWTISSLIAASARHYLLQPIIAEHKTLDSLVLTDADGQGVLCMNREQLEELRVKPLSASSASKRTLVPALNMRLWYAPHLELPDGVVLKGATLVAIRPSEQSGLKDMADGSWISTAFEEPYGTAARMLVKRRTYCLEMNSF from the coding sequence ATGTCGTCTTTGAGGTCAGATCCGAGCTCCTCCCGGGTGCACCCGGCGCCCCTCCTGGTCGACCACTTCGACCGCCTCCCCgaccccctcctcctcctcatcttcaaCAGGATCGCCGACGTCAAGGCCCTCGGCCGCTGCGGCGTCGTCTCCCGCCGCTTCCGCCAGCTGGTCCCCCAGGTCGACGCCGTCCTCGTCCGCGTCGACTGCGTCATCTCCGACGACGAGTccgcctcccccgccgcccTCTCCGACAAGGCCCGCAACCCGTTCGCCAGCTTCTTCCAGGCCTTCCTCGGTAACATCGTGAAGCCCCTCCAGGCTCTGGGCCTGTTCCCCGGCGCGAAGAGGGCCCAGTCGGGTCCTtcctcttcgtcttcgtcttcgtcttcgctCGCCGTCGGGAGCGAACGCGACGGCGAGATGGACCAGGGCGGCGTCACTCACCACTCCCCTACTCAGGTCTTGAAGAATTTCAATGAGATTCGGTTCCTCCGCATCGAATTGCCGAGCGGAGAGCTGGGGATCGATGGTGGGATTCTGTTGAAGTGGAGGGCGGATTTCGGGTCTACGCTTGACAATTGCGTGATTTTGGGCGCTTCTTCGGTCGTGCGGTCCGGGCCAGTGAAGAATTTGGTGGGTTCTGAGAATGGAACGGATGCGGGTTGCGCGAACGACGATAATGGAAGCATTCCCGAGTCCTTCTACACAAATGGAGGCCTCAAATTGAGGGTTGTTTGGACGATAAGCTCCTTGATCGCTGCATCTGCAAGGCACTACTTATTGCAGCCCATAATTGCAGAGCATAAGACTCTTGATAGCTTGGTGTTGACGGATGCTGATGGGCAAGGAGTGTTGTGCATGAACAGGGAGCAGCTCGAGGAGCTGAGGGTGAAACCCTTGTCAGCTTCTTCAGCTTCGAAGAGGACATTGGTTCCTGCGCTCAATATGAGGCTCTGGTATGCGCCTCACCTGGAACTGCCTGATGGGGTTGTACTTAAAGGGGCAACTTTGGTTGCCATAAGACCTAGCGAGCAATCTGGGTTGAAGGACATGGCTGATGGGTCTTGGATTTCGACTGCATTCGAGGAGCCTTATGGAACTGCGGCTAGAATGCTGGTCAAAAGGAGGACCTACTGCTTGGAGATGAACTCATTTTGA